One window of the Microbulbifer sp. Q7 genome contains the following:
- the typA gene encoding translational GTPase TypA → MIDNLRNIAIIAHVDHGKTTLVDKLLSQSGTLDRRSADSERVMDSNDQEKERGITILAKNTAIRWNDYRINIVDTPGHADFGGEVERVLSMVDSVLLLVDAVDGPMPQTRFVTSKAFEQGLNPIVVINKIDRPGARPDWVMDQVFDLFDSLGATEEQLDFPVIYASALNGIAGLDETDMADDMTPLFQMIVDKVKPPEVDRDGPFQMQVSALDYNSYVGVIGVGRITRGTLKPNQQVVILDRDENKRKAKVLQVMGYLGLERVEVEQASAGDIVCITGVGELNISDTLCNPEHPEALPPLSVDEPTVSMTFQVNDSPFAGKEGKYVTSRNIKDRLDQELIHNVALRVEQGDSPDKFKVSGRGELHLSVLIESMRREGFELGVSRPEVVQKEVDGEIHEPYEQVVIDVEEQHQGPIMEELGLRKADLTNMEPDGKGRVRLTFIVPSRGMIGFRSQFLTITSGSGIMTSIFDHYGPVKVGDVAKRINGVLVSMTKGKTLAYGLFALQDRGRLFLGHGEEVYEGQVIGIHSRGNDLVVNPTKAKQLTNVRASGTDDALTLSPPIRHTLEQALEFIEDDELVEVTPESIRIRKKILQENMRKRAKK, encoded by the coding sequence GTGATAGACAATCTTCGCAATATCGCGATCATCGCCCACGTTGACCACGGCAAAACCACCCTGGTGGACAAGCTGCTGTCCCAGTCCGGCACCCTTGACCGCCGCAGCGCCGACTCCGAGCGCGTGATGGACTCCAACGATCAGGAAAAAGAGCGCGGCATTACCATCCTCGCCAAGAACACCGCGATCCGCTGGAATGACTACCGCATCAACATCGTGGACACCCCCGGGCACGCCGACTTCGGCGGTGAGGTAGAGCGCGTACTGTCCATGGTGGACTCGGTACTGCTGCTGGTGGACGCGGTTGACGGCCCCATGCCGCAAACCCGCTTTGTAACCTCCAAGGCCTTCGAGCAGGGCCTGAACCCGATCGTGGTGATCAACAAGATCGACCGCCCGGGCGCGCGCCCTGACTGGGTAATGGACCAGGTATTCGACCTGTTCGACAGCCTTGGCGCCACCGAAGAGCAGCTGGACTTCCCGGTCATCTACGCCTCCGCCCTGAACGGTATCGCCGGCCTCGACGAAACCGATATGGCCGACGACATGACCCCGCTGTTCCAGATGATCGTCGACAAGGTCAAGCCGCCGGAAGTTGACCGCGACGGTCCTTTCCAGATGCAGGTTTCCGCGCTGGACTACAACAGCTACGTTGGCGTGATCGGCGTTGGCCGTATTACCCGCGGCACCCTGAAGCCGAACCAGCAGGTTGTGATCCTCGACCGCGACGAGAACAAGCGCAAAGCCAAGGTCCTGCAGGTGATGGGTTACCTGGGCCTGGAGCGCGTGGAAGTGGAGCAGGCCAGCGCCGGCGATATCGTATGTATCACCGGCGTGGGCGAGCTGAACATCTCCGATACCCTGTGTAACCCGGAGCACCCGGAAGCGCTGCCGCCGCTGTCGGTAGACGAGCCCACCGTGAGCATGACCTTCCAGGTTAACGACTCCCCGTTCGCCGGTAAAGAAGGCAAGTACGTAACCTCGCGCAATATCAAGGACCGCCTGGACCAGGAGCTGATCCACAACGTGGCACTGCGTGTGGAGCAGGGCGATTCCCCGGACAAATTCAAGGTATCCGGCCGGGGTGAACTGCACCTGTCGGTACTGATCGAATCCATGCGTCGCGAAGGCTTCGAGCTGGGTGTATCCCGCCCGGAAGTGGTACAGAAAGAAGTCGACGGCGAGATCCACGAGCCTTACGAGCAGGTGGTGATCGACGTTGAAGAGCAGCACCAGGGTCCGATCATGGAAGAGCTGGGTCTGCGCAAGGCCGACCTCACCAACATGGAACCGGATGGCAAGGGCCGTGTGCGCCTGACCTTTATCGTGCCGTCTCGCGGCATGATCGGTTTCCGCTCCCAGTTCCTGACCATCACCAGCGGCTCCGGCATCATGACCAGCATCTTCGACCACTACGGTCCGGTGAAGGTGGGTGATGTGGCCAAGCGTATCAACGGCGTACTGGTGTCCATGACCAAGGGCAAGACCCTGGCCTACGGCCTGTTCGCGCTGCAGGATCGCGGCCGCCTGTTCCTGGGCCACGGTGAAGAAGTGTATGAAGGCCAGGTGATCGGCATTCACTCCCGCGGCAACGACCTGGTGGTCAACCCCACCAAGGCCAAGCAGCTGACCAACGTGCGCGCTTCCGGCACCGACGATGCGCTGACCCTGTCACCGCCCATCCGTCACACCCTGGAGCAGGCACTGGAGTTCATCGAAGACGACGAACTGGTGGAAGTGACGCCGGAGAGCATCCGCATCCGCAAGAAGATCCTGCAGGAAAACATGCGCAAGCGC
- a CDS encoding TIGR03032 family protein translates to MTDSQVTEPTARAQDDAGAIGAVAQTQAAEPTAGEAQKAEPEPVRKSCSPGLAQWMHQRQLSIAFTSYQSGRVYMVGAEPGGKLSFHERIFQRAMGIVGNRKRIYMGGLYQVWRFENVLQPGQVANNIFDACYVPRNAQFTGEVDIHELGIQKDGKIIFVNTKYNCLAELSLTHSFRAIWKPEFISKLAPEDRCHLNGLAMVDGKPKYVTAVCKSDTIDGWRERRDTGGVVIDVETNEIVCEGLSMPHSPRWVDGKLWVLNSGTGYLGTVDFESKAFVPHTFCPGFMRGLAIHGNYAIVGLSKPRYERFEGLELDQNLADKDSEAWCGVQFINLTNGNVEHWIRLDGPVSELFDLTVLPGVRCPMGIGQQSKENLSMVTFEDATSAGSASPV, encoded by the coding sequence ATGACTGATTCACAAGTAACAGAGCCGACTGCGCGGGCGCAGGATGATGCAGGGGCAATCGGCGCGGTGGCGCAAACCCAAGCGGCGGAGCCGACCGCCGGCGAGGCGCAAAAGGCAGAGCCGGAGCCGGTGAGAAAGTCCTGTTCTCCGGGCCTCGCGCAGTGGATGCATCAGCGACAGCTGTCCATAGCGTTTACCTCCTATCAGTCTGGCCGCGTCTATATGGTGGGTGCCGAGCCCGGTGGCAAACTGTCCTTCCACGAGCGTATCTTCCAGCGCGCCATGGGCATTGTGGGCAACCGCAAACGTATTTACATGGGCGGCCTCTACCAGGTGTGGCGCTTTGAGAACGTACTGCAGCCCGGACAGGTGGCAAACAATATTTTTGATGCCTGTTATGTACCGCGCAATGCCCAGTTCACCGGTGAGGTGGATATCCACGAGCTGGGTATCCAGAAAGACGGCAAGATCATTTTCGTCAACACCAAGTACAACTGCCTGGCGGAGCTGAGCCTGACCCACAGCTTCCGCGCCATCTGGAAGCCCGAATTTATCAGCAAGCTGGCGCCGGAAGATCGCTGCCACCTGAATGGCCTGGCGATGGTGGACGGTAAGCCGAAGTACGTTACCGCCGTGTGCAAGTCCGACACCATCGACGGCTGGCGCGAGCGCCGTGACACCGGCGGCGTGGTGATCGATGTCGAAACAAACGAAATTGTTTGCGAAGGCCTGTCTATGCCGCACTCCCCGCGCTGGGTCGACGGCAAGCTGTGGGTGCTGAACAGCGGTACCGGCTATCTGGGCACCGTGGACTTCGAAAGCAAAGCGTTCGTGCCGCACACCTTCTGCCCCGGCTTTATGCGCGGCCTCGCGATCCATGGTAACTACGCCATCGTTGGCCTGTCCAAGCCGCGCTACGAGCGTTTCGAAGGTCTGGAGTTGGACCAGAATCTGGCCGACAAAGATTCCGAAGCCTGGTGCGGGGTGCAGTTCATCAACCTGACCAACGGCAATGTGGAGCACTGGATCCGTCTTGATGGCCCGGTGAGCGAACTGTTCGATCTCACCGTGCTGCCGGGCGTGCGCTGCCCCATGGGGATTGGTCAGCAGAGCAAGGAAAACCTGAGCATGGTGACCTTCGAGGATGCCACCAGTGCCGGAAGTGCCAGTCCGGTCTGA
- a CDS encoding radical SAM protein, with the protein MKPVPVERHPAAEGATRGLCNVCYGEVDAEVTVREDGVYLLKACPEHGRQDIRIETDADFYQRSLVTGPGRDYWYSVIGTTALEVTERCNVSCPSCYALPENGAQDPEIDELVQIAKQSTAEKSKTLILMGSEPTMRRDLPELIQTLQRETGKPVSMYTNGIRLASEKYCDEVLPHLYSVAFSLHMRDYLPQPVLFEKKLKALQNVIARKVPINHISFSLRDLDDLDEVWEHCGQFWGVPHHFRIRTPSQVGRCDDEPFYLSDLVKAFVRKANVEGKKVVWYPADNNPYHVMVRVEQQFFRLIHFPGVEEANLNHLQSPPYALFMPELGETNLVHQFIMQEKDKKARTPMRAVERSAAPEVRTGVELIDTVAV; encoded by the coding sequence ATGAAGCCTGTACCTGTAGAGCGACACCCCGCGGCGGAGGGCGCAACCCGCGGTCTCTGTAATGTCTGTTACGGTGAGGTCGACGCAGAGGTCACGGTGCGGGAAGACGGCGTCTACCTGCTCAAGGCGTGTCCCGAACACGGGCGCCAGGATATTCGTATCGAGACCGATGCGGATTTTTACCAACGCAGTTTGGTGACTGGTCCCGGCCGGGACTACTGGTACAGTGTAATCGGCACAACGGCACTCGAGGTGACCGAGCGTTGCAACGTATCTTGTCCCAGCTGCTATGCGTTGCCTGAAAACGGCGCTCAGGATCCGGAGATCGATGAGCTCGTTCAGATCGCGAAACAATCTACCGCAGAAAAAAGTAAAACGCTGATATTGATGGGCTCTGAGCCCACCATGCGGCGCGACTTGCCGGAATTGATCCAGACCTTGCAGCGGGAAACCGGAAAACCGGTTTCCATGTATACCAACGGTATACGGCTGGCGAGCGAAAAGTATTGCGATGAGGTCTTGCCCCATCTCTATTCCGTTGCCTTTTCACTGCATATGCGGGATTACCTGCCGCAGCCGGTACTGTTCGAGAAAAAGCTCAAAGCGCTTCAGAATGTGATTGCGCGCAAGGTCCCGATTAACCACATCAGTTTCTCCCTCCGCGACCTGGATGACCTGGATGAAGTCTGGGAGCACTGCGGTCAGTTCTGGGGCGTGCCACACCATTTCCGTATCCGCACGCCATCCCAGGTGGGGCGCTGTGATGATGAGCCCTTTTATCTCTCCGATCTGGTGAAGGCATTTGTGCGCAAGGCCAATGTCGAGGGCAAGAAGGTGGTCTGGTATCCCGCTGACAACAACCCGTATCACGTGATGGTGCGGGTGGAGCAGCAGTTCTTCCGCCTGATCCACTTCCCCGGTGTGGAAGAAGCAAACCTGAACCACCTGCAGTCTCCACCCTACGCGCTGTTTATGCCGGAGCTGGGTGAAACCAACCTGGTGCACCAGTTCATCATGCAGGAAAAGGATAAAAAGGCGCGTACGCCGATGCGAGCGGTGGAGCGGAGTGCGGCGCCGGAGGTGCGCACCGGCGTTGAGCTGATTGACACTGTCGCCGTCTGA